One genomic segment of Sminthopsis crassicaudata isolate SCR6 chromosome 4, ASM4859323v1, whole genome shotgun sequence includes these proteins:
- the LOC141540949 gene encoding uncharacterized protein LOC141540949 has translation MSHLLSSILTIIDVYYKYTNKDQDCSTLCKRELKELLEKEFRPILKNPDDPDTVEVFMHMLDRDHDRKVDFIEFLLMIFKLTMACNQSVGKEYCQASGSHKKHSSHHHQEEQSESEEEEEDDSSNSSRSAREKPKSQNGQSQKTRKVRHRSKSSSPGNGKLSHSSSPGHRDIHERRHHSSRLSHPKGSEKKINGSSSSDLEEKRHKSNISPSRKYGGEEHELASEWLVSDGRKTFASSSGVLSCKLQSKGQKSNTNQSEECREQRQRYKSCQTGSNKQAYGKSDGCGRQRRCSENCEGKGQKTSGQSQSCGGQEHWSYSCQSSKHGQGSGPGQSSSCGQQRSGSCQPSNCGQQRSGSGQSSSCGQQRSGSQQSSSNGQCGSGSGQSSSSGQQRSGSHQSSSRGQGGAVSGQSSNCGQHGSTSNKSSIKEQGGSGSGHSSTSQQQGKGSGQSSRYNQHGSGSSQSSSFEKYGSHSGQSSSSKHKGSGSGNSATDRQGRSGKGQNNRHKQQGYGECYCPCPCTEDSDTGGSSSSNYHTGGSAGKSVSNNKQRTGRQEDDSGHSVSGQRESTDSRSSGRQGGGSRQEQDSSRQRRSGESQSSDSRSRQREGTGSQQHDSGHSVSGQQESTDSRSRGREGVGSRQEQDSSRQRRSGGRQSSDSSSREREESGRTQERDSSRHGVSGQRQSTDSRSRQREGTGRQEHDSGHSVSGQREVTDSRSRGRQGVGSRQEQDSSRQRRSGESQSSDSRSRQREGTGRQQHDSGHSVSGQRESTDSRSRGRQAVGSRQEQDSSRQRRSRQREGRGSQQHDSGHSVSGQRESTDSGSRGRQGVGSRQEQDSSRQRTSGGRQSSDSSSREREESGRTQERDSSRHGVSGQRQSTDSRSRQREGTGRQEHDSGHSVSGERESTDSRSRGRQAVGSRQGKDSSRQRRSGESQSSDSRSRQREGRGSQQHDSGHSVSGQRQSTDSKSRGRQGVGSRQEQDSSRHERSEQRQDSGSRSRERGESGRRQGHDSSRHGGSGQRQSTDSRSRQREGTGRQEHDSGHSVSGRESTDSKTRGRQGVGNRQEQDSSRQRRSGESQSSDSRSREREESGRTQERDSSRHGVSGQRQSTDSRSRQREGTGRQQHDSGHSVSGQRESTDSRSRGRQEVGSRQEQDSSRQRRSGESQSSDSRSRQREGKGSQQHDSGHSVSGQRQSTDSRSRGRQGVGSRQEQDSSRHERSEQRQDRGSRSRERGESGRRQGHDSSRHGGSGQRQSTDSRSRQREGTGRQEHDSGHSVSGRESTDSKTRGRQGVGSRQEQDSSRQRRSRQREGTGSQQHDSGHSVSGQRQSTDSRSRGRQGVGSRQEQDSSRHERSEQRQDSGSRSRERGESGRRQGHDSSSHGGSGQRQSTDSRSRQREGTGRQEHDSGHSVSGQRESTDSRSRGRQGVGSRQEQDSSRERRSGGRQSSDSSSREREESGRTQERDSSRHGVSGQRQSTDSRSRQREGTGRQQHDSGHSVSGQRESTDSRSKGRQGVDSRQEQDSSRHRRSGESQSSDSRSRQREGTSRQQHDSGHSVSGQRESTDSRSRGRQGLGSSHEQDSSRHERSGQRQDSGSRSRERDESGRRQAHDSSRHGGSGQRQSTDSRSRQREGTGRQQHDSGHSVSGQRQSTEPRSRGRQGVGGRHEQDSSRHERSGQSQSSDSSSTEREESERRQERESSRHGVSGQRQSTDSRSRQKERTGRQQHDSGHSVSGQRESTDSRSKGREGAGSRQEREFSRHGRSRERHVSDSSTGHSHGSRLGQKRYSSEHSVSHHTQSQQSTGKNQSTDSHRVSDASIGHSVTRRQQRHASGSHWKHGSYGSGQYDYGETGFGHSGPNHVTLNLFPVHGYSSLIFDYTDSDNSTGNLVSSIKHDEQFVDNTSHSMARWQISSSDYTSEDEAISENRKSVSSPEESSSVHGLSTSSHRPSESRTRMETRGSRSRQSQNRLTRSPERQGSSHYQSGDDLTETRRSSEYSQSQSGTISDQSGDSQDHSRSRTSRGHGSSPAQSSDSPRHSGSRHRQTSNEQDSDRSGHSEFGYDNTGYATHNNHRSNSNQSADSSDQAGTREHRHRNPSGSRLTEGTRRNQSEASSSVPRDSERHRQDIIGSQRSKVIDIRERTYSGSFYPCSITPLYEYIQEQRYNYYY, from the exons atgTCTCATCTCCTGAGCAGTATTCTTACCATTATTGACGTTTACTACAAGTACACCAACAAAGATCAAGATTGTAGCACATTGTGCAAAAGGGAGTTGAAGGAACTTCTGGAAAAGGAGTTTCGACCAATTTTGAAG AATCCAGATGATCCTGACACTGTGGAAGTATTCATGCACATGCTCGATCGAGACCATGACAGGAAAGTGGATTTTATTGAATTTCTTCTGATGATATTCAAACTGACGATGGCCTGCAATCAGTCTGTTGGAAAAGAATACTGCCAAGcttcagggtcacataaaaaacATTCTAGTCACCATCACCAAGAAGAACAGAGTgaaagtgaagaggaagaagaagatgattCTAGTAATTCAAGTCGGAGTGCAAGAGAAAAACCTAAATCTCAAAATGGGCAATCACAGAAGACCAGAAAAGTAAGGCACAGATCCAAGTCCAGTTCTCCAGGAAATGGGAAACTCAGTCACTCATCGAGTCCAGGACATAGGGACATCCATGAGAGAAGACACCACTCATCAAGATTAAGTCATCCAaaaggaagtgagaaaaaaataaacggGTCCAGTTCAAGTGATCTGGAGGAAAAAAGACATAAGTCAAATATTAGCCCCTCCAGGAAATATGGAGGAGAAGAGCATGAACTTGCCTCTGAGTGGTTAGTGAGTGATGGAAGAAAAACATTTGCTTCAAGTTCAGGAGTCTTATCCTGCAAACTTCAGAGCAAAGGGCAGAAGTCTAATACTAACCAGTCAGAAGAGTGTAGAGAACAAAGACAAAGATACAAGTCTTGCCAAACAGGAAGCAATAAACAAGCCTATGGTAAATCAGATGGATGTGGAAGACAAAGAAGATGTTCAGAAAACTGTgaaggaaaaggacaaaagacAAGTGGTCAGTCACAAAGTTGTGGAGGGCAAGAACATTGGTCCTACTCATGTCAGTCCTCCAAACATGGACAGGGATCAGGTCCGGGACAGTCCTCTAGCTGTGGACAACAAAGGTCTGGCTCATGTCAGCCCTCTAACTGTGGACAACAAAGGTCGGGGTCAGGTCAGTCCTCTAGCTGTGGACAACAAAGGTCTGGCTCACAACAGTCCTCCAGCAATGGCCAATGTGGATCAGGCTCAGGTCAATCTTCCAGCTCTGGACAACAAAGATCTGGTTCACATCAGTCCTCCAGCAGGGGCCAAGGTGGGGCAGTATCAGGTCAGTCCTCCAACTGTGGGCAACATGGGTCAACCTCAAATAAGTCCTCCATCAAAGAACAAGGTGGGTCAGGCTCAGGTCACTCCTCTACATCTCAACAACAAGGGAAGGGATCAGGTCAGTCCTCCAGATATAACCAACATGGGTCTGGTTCAAGTCAGTCCTCTAGCTTTGAAAAATATGGGTCTCACTCAGGTCAGTCTTCTAGTTCAAAACATAAAGGGTCTGGATCAGGAAATTCCGCTACTGATAGACAGGGGAGATCAGGTAAAGGACAGAATAATAGACATAAACAACAGGGATATGGTGAATGTTATTGCCCTTGCCCTTGTACAGAAGATTCAGATACAGGTGGGTCCTCTAGCTCCAATTATCACACAGGGGGCTCAGCTGGAAAATCAGTGTCCAATAACAAACAAAGAACAGGTAGACAGGAAGATGACTCTGGACACTCAGTGTCTGGTCAACGGGAGTCTACAGATTCTAGGTCAAGTGGAAGACAGGGAGGAGGCAGCAGACAAGAACAGGACTCTTCTAGACAAAGAAGGTCTGGAGAAAGCCagtcttctgactctaggtcaAGGCAAAGAGAAGGAACAGGCAGTCAGCAACATGACTCAGGACATTCAGTGTCTGGTCAACAGGAGTCCACAGATTCTAGGtcaaggggaagagagggagtaGGCAGCAGACAAGAACAGGACTCTTCTAGACAAAGAAGGTCTGGAGGACGCCAGTCCTCTGACTCCAGctcaagggaaagagaggaatcaGGCAGAACGCAGGAACGTGACTCTTCTAGACATGGAGTGTCTGGTCAGAGACAATCCACAGATTCTAGGTCAAGGCAAAGAGAAGGAACTGGCAGACAGGAACATGACTCTGGACATTCAGTGTCTGGTCAACGGGAGGTCACAGATTCTAGGTCAAGGGGAAGACAGGGAGTAGGCAGCAGACAAGAACAGGACTCTTCTAGACAAAGAAGGTCTGGAGAAAGCCagtcttctgactctaggtcaAGGCAAAGAGAAGGAACAGGCAGACAGCAACATGACTCAGGACATTCAGTGTCTGGTCAAAGGGAGTCCACAGATTCTAGGTCAAGGGGAAGACAGGCAGTAGGCAGCAGACAAGAACAGGACTCTTCTAGACAAAGAAG gtcaaggcaaagagaaggaagaggcagTCAGCAACATGACTCAGGACATTCAGTGTCTGGTCAACGGGAGTCCACAGATTCTGGGTCAAGGGGAAGACAGGGAGTAGGCAGCAGACAAGAACAGGACTCTTCTAGACAAAGAACGTCTGGAGGACGCCAGTCCTCTGACTCCAGctcaagggaaagagaggaatcaGGCAGAACGCAGGAACGTGACTCTTCTAGACATGGAGTGTCTGGTCAGAGACAATCCACAGATTCTAGGTCAAGGCAAAGAGAAGGAACTGGCAGACAGGAACATGACTCTGGACATTCAGTGTCTGGTGAACGGGAGTCCACAGATTCTAGGTCAAGGGGAAGACAGGCAGTAGGCAGCAGACAAGGAAAGGACTCTTCTAGACAAAGAAGGTCTGGAGAAAGCCagtcttctgactctaggtcaaggcaaagagaaggaagaggcagTCAGCAACATGACTCAGGACATTCAGTGTCTGGTCAGAGACAATCCACAGATTCTAAGTCAAGGGGAAGACAGGGAGTAGGCAGCAGACAGGAACAGGATTCTTCCAGACATGAAAGGTCTGAGCAAAGACAAGACAGTGGTTCTAGATCTAGGGAAAGAGGGGAATCAGGCAGGAGGCAAGGACATGACTCTTCCAGACATGGAGGGTCTGGGCAGAGACAATCCACAGATTCTAGGTCAAGGCAAAGAGAAGGAACTGGCAGACAGGAACATGACTCTGGACATTCAGTGTCTGGTCGAGAGTCCACAGATTCTAAGACAAGGGGAAGACAGGGAGTAGGCAACAGACAAGAACAGGACTCTTCTAGACAAAGAAGGTCTGGAGAAAGTCagtcttctgactctaggtcaagggaaagagaggaatcaGGCAGAACGCAGGAACGTGACTCTTCTAGACATGGAGTGTCTGGTCAGAGACAATCCACAGATTCTAGGTCAAGGCAAAGAGAAGGAACTGGGAGACAACAACATGACTCTGGACATTCAGTGTCTGGTCAACGGGAGTCCACAGATTCTAGGTCAAGGGGAAGACAGGAAGTAGGCAGCAGACAAGAACAGGACTCTTCTAGACAAAGAAGGTCTGGAGAAAGCCagtcttctgactctaggtcaaggcaaagagaaggaaaaggcagtcAGCAACATGACTCAGGACATTCAGTGTCTGGTCAGAGACAATCCACAGATTCTAGGTCAAGGGGAAGACAGGGAGTAGGCAGCAGACAGGAACAGGATTCTTCCAGACATGAAAGGTCTGAGCAAAGACAAGACAGAGGTTCTAGATCTAGGGAAAGAGGGGAATCAGGCAGGAGGCAAGGACATGACTCTTCGAGACATGGAGGGTCTGGGCAGAGACAATCCACAGATTCTAGGTCAAGGCAAAGAGAAGGAACTGGCAGACAGGAACATGACTCTGGACATTCAGTGTCTGGTCGAGAGTCCACAGATTCTAAGACAAGGGGAAGACAGGGAGTAGGCAGCAGACAAGAACAGGACTCTTCTAGACAAAGAAG gtcaAGGCAAAGAGAAGGAACAGGCAGTCAGCAACATGACTCAGGACATTCAGTGTCTGGTCAGAGACAATCCACAGATTCTAGGTCAAGGGGAAGACAGGGAGTAGGCAGCAGGCAGGAACAGGATTCTTCCAGACATGAAAGGTCTGAGCAAAGACAAGACAGTGGTTCTAGATCTAGGGAAAGAGGGGAATCAGGCAGGAGGCAAGGACATGACTCTTCCAGCCATGGAGGGTCTGGGCAGAGACAATCCACAGATTCTAGGTCAAGGCAAAGAGAAGGAACAGGCAGACAGGAACATGACTCTGGACATTCAGTGTCTGGTCAACGGGAGTCCACAGATTCAAGGTCAAGGGGAAGACAGGGAGTAGGCAGCAGACAAGAACAGGACTCTTCTAGAGAAAGAAGGTCTGGAGGACGCCAGTCCTCTGACTCCAGctcaagggaaagagaggaatcaGGCAGAACGCAGGAACGCGACTCTTCTAGACATGGAGTGTCTGGTCAGAGACAATCCACAGATTCTAGGTCAAGGCAAAGAGAAGGAACTGGGAGACAACAACATGACTCTGGACATTCAGTGTCTGGTCAACGGGAGTCCACAGATTCTAGGTCAAAGGGACGTCAGGGAGTAGACAGCAGACAAGAACAGGACTCTTCTAGACATAGAAGGTCTGGAGAAAGCCagtcttctgactctaggtcaaggcaaagagaaggaacaagCAGACAGCAACATGACTCAGGACACTCAGTGTCTGGTCAAAGGGAGTCCACAGATTCTAGGTCAAGGGGAAGACAGGGACTAGGCAGCAGTCATGAACAGGATTCTTCCAGACATGAAAGGTCTGGGCAAAGACAAGACAGTGGTTCTAGATCTAGGGAAAGAGACGAATCAGGCAGGAGGCAAGCTCATGACTCTTCCAGACATGGAGGGTCTGGTCAGAGACAATCCACGGATTCTAGGTCAAGACAAAGAGAAGGAACTGGTAGACAGCAACATGACTCTGGACACTCAGTGTCTGGTCAACGGCAGTCCACAGAACCTAGGTCAAGGGGAAGACAGGGAGTAGGCGGCAGACATGAACAGGACTCTTCCAGACATGAAAGGTCCGGGCAAAGCCAGTCCTCTGACTCCAGTTCAACGGAAAGAGAGGAATCAGAGAGGAGGCAGGAACGTGAATCCTCTAGACATGGAGTGTCTGGTCAAAGACAATCCACCGATTCTAGGtcaaggcaaaaagaaagaactGGCAGACAGCAACATGACTCTGGACACTCAGTGTCTGGTCAACGGGAGTCCACAGATTCTAGatcaaagggaagagaaggagcagGAAGCAGACAAGAACGTGAGTTTTCCAGACATGGCAGGTCTAGGGAACGGCATGTTAGTGATTCCAGCACTGGGCACAGCCATGGATCCAGACTCGGACAAAAACGTTATTCCTCTGAACATTCAGTGTCTCATCATACCCAATCACAACAAAGTACAGGAAAGAACCAATCCACTGATAGTCACAGAGTCTCTGATGCTTCTATAGGTCATTCTGTGACTAGAAGGCAACAAAGACATGCTTCAGGTTCCCATTGGAAACATGGTAGCTATGGCAGTGGACAATATGATTATGGGGAAACTGGCTTTGGGCATTCTGGGCCTAATCATGTGACTCTCAATCTGTTTCCTGTGCATGGATATTCATCTTTAATATTTGATTATACTGATTCTGACAACAGTACAGGAAATCTTGTTTCCTCCATAAAACATGATGAACAATTTGTTGATAACACATCTCACTCTATGGCCAGATGGCAGATTTCAAGCTCTGATTACACTAGTGAAGATGAAGCAATATCAGAGAATAGAAAATCAGTATCCTCTCCTGAAGAGTCCAGTTCTGTGCATGGATTGTCAACATCCAGCCACAGACCATCAGAATCCCGAACAAGGATGGAAACAAGAGGATCAAGATCTAGGCAATCTCAAAATAGGCTAACAAGAAGTCCAGAAAGACAGGGATCAAGTCATTACCAATCAGGAGATGATCTTACTGAGACTAGAAGGAGTTCAGAATACAGTCAGAGCCAATCAGGAACAATCAGTGATCAGTCAGGTGACTCTCAGGATCACTCTAGGTCCAGAACAAGTAGAGGGCATGGATCTAGTCCTGCCCAATCAAGTGATAGCCCTAGGCATTCAGGTTCCAGGCATAGACAAACAAGTAATGAGCAAGACAGTGATAGATCTGGCCATTCTGAATTTGGGTATGATAACACAGGATATGCCACACACAATAATCACAGATCCAATTCAAACCAATCTGCTGATAGCTCTGACCAGGCAGGAACAAGGGAACACAGGCATAGGAATCCATCAGGTAGTAGACTCACAGAGGGGACTAGGAGAAACCAGTCAGAAGCTAGCTCCAGTGTTCCAAGAGACAGTGAAAGGCACAGACAAGATATTATTGGTTCTCAGAGATCAAAAGTCATTGatataagggagagaacctactCGGGCTCCTTCTATCCTTGTAGTATCACTCCTCTCTATGAGTACATTCAGGAGCAAAGATATAACTACTATTACTGA